Proteins from one Chaetodon auriga isolate fChaAug3 chromosome 19, fChaAug3.hap1, whole genome shotgun sequence genomic window:
- the surf2 gene encoding surfeit locus protein 2 isoform X2, translating into MTYLRTSNPFFLSTLFFSSQMVKCTLNGHEFPCNLTELQKFTQGKKYEKLSAAADFNYSQFEPHIVPSTKQPNQLFCKLTLRHLNRQPHHVLRHVNGKRFKKALSQYEECARQGIEFIPARLKQKKPKDTGEKVNRGRDSKQRNSLWEPTSSDEDHSDSDDSMSDLYPPSLFTLKNTAEESVEGDRGEEEDDFQTDEDEEMEVDAQVLQKRKKVQGGGFQKKFRNNHWKSGRKKRGKVQSGK; encoded by the exons ATGACTTACCTGCGGACATCAAATCCTTTCTTCTTAAGCACCCTTTTCTTCAGCTCACAGATG gTCAAGTGCACTCTGAATGGCCACGAGTTTCCCTGCAACCTGACTGAGCTGCAGAAGTTCACTCAAGGGAAGAAGTACGAGAAACTGAGCGCAGCAGCAGACTTCAACTACAGCCAGTTCGAGCCACACATTGTGCCGAGCACAAAGCAACC caatCAGCTCTTCTGCAAGCTGACCCTCAGACACCTGAACCGGCAGCCGCATCACGTCCTCAGACATGTCAATGGGAAACGCTTCAAGAAAGCCCTCTCCCAAT ATGAAGAGTGTGCGCGCCAAGGGATTGAATTCATTCCAGCCAGACTCAAACAGAAAAAGCCCAAAGACACCGGAGAGAAGGTCAACCGGGGCAGGGACTCAAAACAAAGGAACAGCTTGTGGGAACCCACATCCAGCGACGAGGATCACAGCGACTCGGACGACAGCATGAGTGACCTCTACCCTC CCTCTTTATTCACTTTAAAAAACACGGCGGAAGAAAGTGTGGAGGGCGACAggggtgaagaggaagatgacttccaaacagatgaagatgaggagatggaggtggacGCACAGGTGCTGCAGAAACGCAAGAAG GTCCAGGGTGGTGGTTTTCAGAAGAAATTCAGAAATAACCACTGGAAATCAGGGCGTAAAAAACGTGGAAAAGTACAAAGTGGGAAGTAA
- the surf2 gene encoding surfeit locus protein 2 isoform X1, with the protein MDDLPADIKSFLLKHPFLQLTDGKKVKCTLNGHEFPCNLTELQKFTQGKKYEKLSAAADFNYSQFEPHIVPSTKQPNQLFCKLTLRHLNRQPHHVLRHVNGKRFKKALSQYEECARQGIEFIPARLKQKKPKDTGEKVNRGRDSKQRNSLWEPTSSDEDHSDSDDSMSDLYPPSLFTLKNTAEESVEGDRGEEEDDFQTDEDEEMEVDAQVLQKRKKVQGGGFQKKFRNNHWKSGRKKRGKVQSGK; encoded by the exons ATGGATGACTTACCTGCGGACATCAAATCCTTTCTTCTTAAGCACCCTTTTCTTCAGCTCACAGATGGTAAAAAG gTCAAGTGCACTCTGAATGGCCACGAGTTTCCCTGCAACCTGACTGAGCTGCAGAAGTTCACTCAAGGGAAGAAGTACGAGAAACTGAGCGCAGCAGCAGACTTCAACTACAGCCAGTTCGAGCCACACATTGTGCCGAGCACAAAGCAACC caatCAGCTCTTCTGCAAGCTGACCCTCAGACACCTGAACCGGCAGCCGCATCACGTCCTCAGACATGTCAATGGGAAACGCTTCAAGAAAGCCCTCTCCCAAT ATGAAGAGTGTGCGCGCCAAGGGATTGAATTCATTCCAGCCAGACTCAAACAGAAAAAGCCCAAAGACACCGGAGAGAAGGTCAACCGGGGCAGGGACTCAAAACAAAGGAACAGCTTGTGGGAACCCACATCCAGCGACGAGGATCACAGCGACTCGGACGACAGCATGAGTGACCTCTACCCTC CCTCTTTATTCACTTTAAAAAACACGGCGGAAGAAAGTGTGGAGGGCGACAggggtgaagaggaagatgacttccaaacagatgaagatgaggagatggaggtggacGCACAGGTGCTGCAGAAACGCAAGAAG GTCCAGGGTGGTGGTTTTCAGAAGAAATTCAGAAATAACCACTGGAAATCAGGGCGTAAAAAACGTGGAAAAGTACAAAGTGGGAAGTAA
- the bbln gene encoding bublin coiled-coil protein, with amino-acid sequence MSGPNGDPNISTDDGIINDEDDFDDDEYEAINSMLDQINSYLDDLEERNDSLNGKLHELMESNRQARLEFRAQLIGPQTQEENCPADGDSSSSSSSSSSSPSKEDLSKDSGTGNE; translated from the exons ATGTCTGGACCAAACGGAGATCCAAACATCTCGACAGACGATGGTATTATCAACGACGAAGATGATTTCGACGACGATG AGTATGAAGCCATCAACTCCATGCTAGATCAGATCAACTCCTATCTTGATGACCTGGAAGAACGGAACGATTCACTCAATGGAAAACTGCACGAACTAATGGAGTCAAACCGGCAAGCCCGGCTGGAGTTCAGGGCCCAGCTGATCGGCCCTCAGACCCAGGAGGAGAATTGTCCTGCAGACGgggactcctcctcctcctcctcctcctcctcctcctcacccagcAAGGAGGACCTGAGCAAGGACAGTGGGACTGGCAATGAGTGA
- the surf4 gene encoding surfeit locus protein 4 — protein MGQEDLMNTAEDVADQFLRVTKQYLPHLARLCLISTFLEDGIRMWFQWNEQRDYIEATWSCGYFLATCFVLLNLIGQLGGCVLILSRNFVQYACFGLFGIIALQTVAYSILWDLKFLMRNLALGGGLLLLLAESRSEGKSMFAGVPSMGESSPKQYMQLGGRVLLVLMFMTLLHFDSSFFSILQNMVGTALIILVAIGFKTKLAALTLVVWLLAINVYFNAFWTIPAYKPMHDFLKYDFFQTTSVIGGLLLVVALGPGGVSMDEKKKEW, from the exons ATGGGACAGGAGGATCTCATGAACACGGCCGAAGACGTGGCAGACCAG TTCCTGCGGGTAACCAAACAGTACCTGCCCCACCTGGCACGGTTGTGTCTCATCAGCACCTTCCTGGAAGATGGCATCCGCATGTGGTTCCAGTGGAACGAGCAGAGAGACTACATCGAGGCTACCTGGAGCTGCGGCTACTTCCTGGCGACATGCTTTGTGCTGCTTAACCTCATAGGACAGCTGG gTGGTTGTGTCCTCATCCTCAGTAGAAATTTTGTACAGTATGCTTGCTTTGGACTGTTTGGCATCATAGCGCTACAG ACGGTTGCATACAGCATTTTATGGGACCTCAAATTCTTGATGAG AAACCTCGCACTGGGAGGTggtctgctcctgctgctggccGAGTCTCGTTCAGAAGGAAAGAGCATGTTTGCTGGAGTCCCCTCCATGGGAGAGAGTTCGCCAAAGCAGTACATGCAGCTGGGGGGCCGAGTACTGCTAGTGCTCATGTTCATgactctgctgcactttgactCCAGCTTCTTTTCT ATCCTGCAGAACATGGTCGGGACGGCGCTCATCATCCTGGTGGCCATCGGCTTCAAAACCAAGCTAGCGGCATTGACCCTCGTCGTGTGGCTCCTGGCCATCAATGTGTACTTCAACGCTTTCTGGACCATCCCCGCATACAAGCCCATGCACGACTTCCTCAAGTACGACTTCTTCCAGACCACCTCGGTCATTGGtggtctgctgctggtggtggcgCTGGGACCTGGTGGAGTGTCCAtggatgagaaaaagaaagagtggTAG